Proteins from a genomic interval of Spea bombifrons isolate aSpeBom1 chromosome 4, aSpeBom1.2.pri, whole genome shotgun sequence:
- the LOC128492172 gene encoding uncharacterized protein LOC128492172 encodes MKGYVLLLALVGLCHGQSRLGSYNLEGTISVSGLSSGSYMANQFHVAQSRKVIGAALFAGGPYYCASGSMLTATNACMKMPSSINVSSLKSQTQSYANSGLIDPVSNLANDRVFIFSGSRDSVVVPGVVKKLEEYYLSYVNSGNIKTVYDVPAEHGMPTDSYGGTCGATNTNYINNCNYNGAYEALNHIYGGLSRPSSSSGFTGQLILFDQTEYFKLAAPSTYGMDTAGYVYIPSSCQSGTRCRLHIAFHGCLQGREKVGDRFARYAGYNQVADLNNLIILYPQAKSNMSNPNGCWDWWGFSSYAYANKNGYQMTGVERMMLRTQGQY; translated from the exons ATGAAGGGCTACGTTCTTCTCCTTGCCCTCGTTGGGCTCTGCCATGGACAGTCCCGGCTGG GCTCGTACAATCTCGAAGGCACAATCTCGGTATCTGGTTTGTCGTCCGGATCTTACATGGCCAATCAATTCCACGTCGCTCAGTCCAGAAAGGTTATCGGTGCTGCCTTGTTCGCTGGAG GACCTTATTACTGCGCCAGCGGAAGCATGCTCACCGCGACAAACGCGTGTATGAAAATGCCTTCCAGCATCAACGTCAGTTCTCTAAAGTCGCAAACCCAGAGTTACGCCAACAGCGGGCTGATCGATCCCGTATCCAACCTCGCGAATGATAGGGTTTTCATCTTCTCGGGATCCAGAGACAGCGTTGTCGTTCCAG GGGTAGTGAAGAAATTGGAAGAATATTACCTCTCCTACGTTAACTCCGGAAACATCAAAACAGTGTATGATGTCCCAGCAGAACATGGAATG CCCACAGACAGCTACGGAGGGACTTGTGGAGCCACCAACACCAACTACATCAACAACTGTAATTACAATGGTGCATACGAGGCTCTGAACCACATCTACGGAGGACTGAGT AGGCCAAGCAGTTCTTCTGGATTTACTGGACAG TTGATCCTGTTTGACCAGACAGAGTATTTCAAGCTGGCTGCCCCATCTACGTACGGGATGGACACCGCGGGATACGTATACATTCCTTCCTCCTGCCAGAGCGGGACGA GATGCAGACTTCACATTGCTTTCCATGGCTGTCTCCAGGGAAG AGAGAAAGTTGGTGATCGTTTTGCCAGATACGCCGGGTACAATCAGGTGGCTGATCTGAACAACCTCATCATCCTGTACCCACAAGCCAAATCCAACATGTCGAACCCCAACGGATGCTGGGACTG GTGGGGATTCTCGAGCTACGCCTATG ctaacAAGAACGGCTACCAGATGACAGGCGTGGAGCGGATGATGCTCCGGACTCAGGGCCAATATTAA
- the IPO8 gene encoding importin-8 translates to MDPNRIIQALRGTIDPKMRVAAEAELNQSYKIISFAPTLLQIIVSDQVEFPVRQAAAIYLKNMVTQYWPDREPMAGELVFPFNIHENDRHQIRENIVEGIIRSPDLVRAQLTLCLRVIIKHDFPGRWTGIVDKIGLYLQSQNTGSWLGSLLCLYQLVKTYEYKKADERAPLIAAMQIFLPRLQQQVVHLLPDPSHYSVLMQKQILKIFYALIQYALPLQLVNNQMMTQWMGIFSSIADRDVPPETLQVDEDDRPELVWWKCKKWALHIITRLFERYGSPGSVTKEYFEFSEFFLRTYAVGVLQVLLKVLGQHRQKQYVAPRVLQQTLNYLNLGVSHSITWKQLKPHIQSIAEEVIFPLMCYKDEDEDLWQDDPYEYIRMKFDVFEDYVSPTTAAQNLLYTASKKRKEVLPKMMAFCYRILTTSSVEPRKVDGALHVVGSLAEILLKKSVYKDQMEVFIQNHVFPLFLSDLGYLRARCCWVLHSFCTLKFHNELNLRSAVELAKKSLIEDKELPVKVEAAIALQMLISNQGSAKEHMRPYIRPVMQQLLHIVRETENDDLTNVIQKMICEYSHEVAPIAVDMTRHLAEIFVKVLESEEYEEVEDKTVMAMGILHTIDIVLTVVEDHKEVKQQLEEICLQIVGLVLQKHIIEFYEEILSLAYSLTNQTISPQMWQLLGIMYEVFQRDCYEYFTDMMPLLHNYITVDTATFLSNPKHLEIIYTMCKKVLTGDAGEDAECHAAKLLEVIVLQCKGRGIDQCIPLFVEAVLERLTRGVKSSELRTMCLQVVIASLYYNPALLLNTLEQIRFPHSSEPITAQFVNQWVNDTDCFLGLHDRKMCIVGLSILMELPTRPAAVNAVASLIVPSVLLLFLGLKQVRANREHPGQRPSSCAQKTESEENEEIPSDEEEANGLGQAMQENAGDEEQEDEEEDWDDEALEETALEGFTTPFDCDDGPDEYQFFTGALLSVQSRDPAWYHLLTSPLSNDQKRQVQEIYTLSEQRKSAAAKRKLEQHQQQTFCRSHLAGQ, encoded by the exons ATGGACCCGAACCGGATTATCCAAGCCCTGAGGGGGACAATAGACCCAAAGATGAGGGTGGCAGCTGAGGCCGAGCTGAACCAG TCGTACAAGATTATCAGCTTCGCTCCGACTCTGCTCCAGATCATAGTATCTGATCAGGTTGAGTTTCCCGTGCGTCAGGCAG CTGCCATTTACTTGAAAAACATGGTGACGCAGTACTGGCCGGACCGGGAGCCGATGGCTGGAGAATTGGTCTTTCCGTTCAATATCCATGAAAATGATCGGCACCAGATCCGGGAAAACATAGTCGAAGGGATCATCCGTTCTCCAGATCTAGTCCG GGCTCAGCTGACGCTTTGCCTGCGTGTTATAATTAAACACGACTTCCCCGGTCGCTGGACGGGTATAGTGGACAAGATAGGATTGTACCTGCAATCGCAGAACACGGGGAGTTGGCTCGGCAGCCTGCTCTGCCTCTACCAGCTTGTGAAGACCTACGA GTACAAAAAGGCGGATGAGCGAGCGCCCCTCATTGCGGCCATGCAGATCTTCTTGCCGCGTCTCCAGCAGCAGGTCGTCCATCTGCTTCCCGACCCATCTCACTACTCGGTGCTGATGCAGAAACAGATCCTTAAAATATTCTACGCCCTCATCCAG TACGCTCTACCACTGCAGCTGGTGAATAATCAGATGATGACCCAATGGATGGGAATCTTCAGCAGCATCGCGGATCGCGACGTGCCACCG GAGACCTTACAAGTGGACGAGGATGACCGTCCGGAGCTGGTTTGGTGGAAGTGTAAGAAGTGGGCTCTTCACATCATCACGCGTCTCTTTGAAAG ATATGGGAGCCCTGGTTCAGTCACTAAAGAATATTTTGAATTTTCTGAGTTCTTTTTGAGGACCTACGCCGTCGGAGTTCTGCAG GTTCTGCTAAAAGTCTTGGGACAGCATCGACAAAAGCAGTATGTGGCCCCCCGCGTCTTACAGCAGACGCTCAACTACCTGAACCTGGGGGTCTCTCATTCCATTACCTGGAAGCAGCTGAAGCCGCACATTCAG AGTATTGCAGAAGAAGTCATTTTCCCCCTGATGTGCTACAAAGACGAGGACGAGGATCTGTGGCAAGATGATCCCTACGAGTACATACGCATGAAATTCG ATGTGTTCGAGGATTATGTGTCCCCGACAACGGCCGCGCAAAACCTGCTGTATACCGCatcaaagaaaaggaaagag GTTCTGCCAAAAATGATGGCGTTTTGTTACCGCATCCTGACGACCTCTTCCGTCGAGCCACGCAAGGTAGATGGAGCCCTGCACGTCGTTGGCTCGTTGGCCGAAATCTTGTTAAAG AAATCTGTATACAAGGACCAGATGGAGGTTTTCATCCAGAACCACGTGTTTCCGCTCTTCCTTTCTGATTTGGGCTATCTGAGAGCGCGG TGCTGCTGGGTCCTTCATTCTTTCTGCACCTTAAAGTTCCACAATGAGCTAAACCTGAGGAGCGCGGTGGAACTGGCAAAGAAAAGTCTCATAGAGGACAAAGAGCTGCCCGTGAAAGTCGAGGCTGCCATTGCCCTTCAGATGCTGATTAGCAATCAGGGGTCAG CCAAGGAGCACATGAGGCCGTACATTCGACCAGTCATGCAACAACTGCTTCACATAGTCCGAGAGACCGAGAATGATGACCTGACCAACGTGATCCAGAAGATGATCTGCGAGTACAGCCATGAGGTGGCTCCCATTGCGGTTGACATGACGAGACATCTG GCGGAGATATTCGTCAAGGTCCTCGAAAGCGAGGAATACGAAGAGGTCGAGGACAAGACCGTTATGGCTATGGGCATCCTGCACACGATCGACATCGTCTTGACTGTGGTAGAAGATCACAAGGAG GTAAAGCAGCAGTTGGAGGAAATATGTTTACAGATCGTCGGCCTTGTGTTACAGAAACACATCATAG AGTTTTACGAAGAGATCCTGTCTTTAGCCTACAGCCTGACCAACCAGACCATCTCTCCGCAGATGTGGCAGCTCTTGGGTATTATGTACGAAGTTTTCCAGAGGGACTGCTACGAGTACTTTACAG atatgaTGCCTCTTCTTCACAATTACATCACCGTAGACACCGCGACTTTCCTGTCCAACCCCAAGCACCTAGAAATTATTTACACCATGTGTAAGAAG GTACTCACAGGGGACGCTGGGGAAGACGCCGAATGCCACGCAGCCAAGCTCTTGGAGGTCATTGTCCTGCAGTGTAAAGGTAGAGGGATTGACCAG TGCATACCGCTGTTCGTGGAAGCCGTGCTGGAAAGGCTGACGAGGGGCGTCAAGTCCAGCGAGCTGCGTACGATGTGTCTGCAGGTGGTCATCGCCTCTCTGTATTATAACCCGGCTCTGCTCCTCAACACCTTGGAGCAGATCCGCTTTCCCCACAGCTCGGAGCCCATCACCGCGCAGTTCGTCAATCAGTGGGTGAACGATACGGACTGTTTCTTGGG GCTGCACGACCGGAAGATGTGTATCGTAGGTCTCAGCATCCTGATGGAGCTTCCGACCCGACCCGCTGCCGTCAACGCGGTCGCCTCGTTGATCGTGCCTTCCGTCCTCCTTCTGTTCCTTGGGCTGAAGCAGGTGCGTGCGAACCGTGAGCATCCTGGCCAGCGGCCGTCTTCCTGCGCCCAAAAGACAGAGTCGGAGGAGAACG AGGAGATTCCAAGCGACGAGGAGGAGGCCAATGGTTTGGGTCAAGCGATGCAGGAGAACGCTGGAGACGAGGAGCAGGAAGACGAAGAGGAAGACTGGGACGACGAGGCTCTGGAGGAAACTGCCCTGGAGGGATTCACTACCCCTTTTGATTGTGACGATGGGCCTGATGAATACCAGTTCTTCACGGGCGCTTTGCTCA GCGTGCAAAGCCGGGACCCTGCGTGGTACCATTTACTAACCTCTCCGCTCAGTAACGATCAGAAGAGACAGGTCCAAGAGATATACACCCTCTCCGAGCAACGGAAGAGCGCCGCAG CGAAACGAAAGCTTGAACAGCACCAGCAGCAAACCTTCTGCCGATCTCACCTTGCAGGCCAGTGA